A window from Streptomyces sp. NBC_00299 encodes these proteins:
- a CDS encoding cation:proton antiporter codes for MSEDDILLGLALVVALAVGSQILAGRLRIPALIVLLPAGFTAGALTDIVHPDRLVGDDFSSLVSLSVALILYDAGLGLDMRLLKGATRNTVIRLLVFQVVLTWAAVMAVGPALFGVPAAVASMIGVILVVSGPTVVGPLLEHVKPSDKVRRVLVWEGSLIDAVGGILGAVVFHSIVAGGLRTGHFRVGSFLGSIAVGLAGGVVGAALLWLTLRLLRLGETLGTLAQLAVVVVVAAGCDAVYDDTGLIAAIVIGLVAANLPGFDMPARRPFFETLVQLIIGLLFVAISASVTPDSLVPVLLPTLVLVAALVLLVRPVIALLSTLRTDFTGRERAFIGWMAPRGIVAASTATTFSAALTDEGLRDADKILPVTFLVIVGTVLVYGLTAKPVATKLDVVRTARFRPLLLGDDPWVVDVARALRTAGLDVLMWAGSTQGRARIEAAGIEQAAGELMAVATDPQARLEGITSVFLLTDDDDFNALVSIVLRDSVDGPVYRVGPPPDTRGVVAPYASGEILFGRELVRHTVADRHAHGARFHVQPASAPYPPGHETLFVVRPDGRLEPTTEARAVTAAEGDTLVLLGPAPAPRVDTAG; via the coding sequence GTGAGCGAGGACGACATCCTGCTGGGGCTCGCCCTGGTCGTGGCCCTCGCCGTCGGCTCCCAGATCCTGGCCGGCCGGCTGCGGATCCCGGCCCTGATCGTGCTCCTGCCGGCCGGGTTCACCGCGGGAGCCCTCACCGACATCGTCCACCCCGACCGGCTCGTCGGAGATGACTTCTCGTCGCTGGTGTCGCTGTCGGTGGCGCTCATCCTGTACGACGCCGGGCTGGGGCTGGACATGCGTCTGCTCAAGGGGGCGACCCGCAACACCGTCATCCGGCTCCTGGTGTTCCAAGTGGTGCTCACCTGGGCGGCGGTGATGGCCGTGGGGCCTGCCCTGTTCGGCGTTCCGGCGGCCGTGGCCAGCATGATCGGGGTGATCCTCGTGGTGTCCGGGCCGACCGTCGTCGGTCCGCTGCTGGAGCACGTCAAGCCGTCGGACAAGGTGCGGCGTGTGCTGGTGTGGGAGGGCTCCCTCATCGACGCCGTCGGCGGCATCCTCGGCGCCGTCGTCTTCCATTCCATCGTCGCCGGCGGCCTGCGGACCGGTCACTTCCGGGTGGGCTCGTTCCTGGGCAGCATCGCCGTCGGGCTGGCGGGCGGCGTGGTCGGGGCCGCGCTGCTGTGGCTCACCCTCCGGCTGCTCCGCCTCGGTGAGACCCTCGGCACGCTCGCCCAGCTCGCCGTCGTCGTGGTGGTGGCCGCGGGCTGCGACGCGGTGTACGACGACACCGGGCTCATCGCCGCGATCGTCATCGGCCTCGTCGCCGCGAACCTGCCGGGCTTCGACATGCCCGCGAGGCGGCCGTTCTTCGAGACGCTGGTGCAGCTGATCATCGGTCTGCTGTTCGTCGCCATCTCGGCCTCGGTGACGCCCGATTCGCTCGTTCCGGTGCTGCTGCCCACCCTCGTGCTGGTCGCGGCGCTCGTCCTGCTCGTCAGGCCGGTGATCGCGCTGCTGTCCACCCTCAGGACGGACTTCACGGGCCGGGAGCGCGCCTTCATCGGCTGGATGGCCCCGCGCGGCATCGTCGCCGCCTCCACCGCCACGACCTTCTCGGCCGCGCTCACGGACGAGGGTCTGCGGGACGCGGACAAGATCCTCCCGGTCACCTTCCTGGTGATCGTCGGCACGGTCCTCGTCTACGGACTGACCGCGAAGCCCGTGGCCACCAAGCTGGACGTCGTACGCACCGCGCGTTTCCGGCCGTTGCTGCTGGGCGACGACCCGTGGGTCGTGGACGTCGCCCGGGCGCTGCGCACGGCCGGGCTGGACGTGCTGATGTGGGCGGGATCCACCCAGGGGCGGGCCCGGATCGAGGCGGCGGGCATCGAGCAGGCGGCCGGGGAACTCATGGCCGTGGCGACCGATCCGCAGGCCCGCCTGGAAGGCATCACGTCGGTCTTCCTCCTCACGGACGACGACGACTTCAACGCGCTCGTCTCGATCGTCCTGCGGGACAGCGTCGACGGCCCCGTCTACCGGGTGGGCCCACCGCCGGACACCCGGGGCGTGGTCGCCCCCTACGCCTCCGGAGAGATCCTCTTCGGCCGTGAACTCGTCCGCCACACCGTCGCGGACCGCCATGCACACGGCGCCCGCTTCCACGTGCAGCCCGCGTCGGCCCCGTATCCGCCGGGGCACGAGACGCTGTTCGTCGTGCGGCCGGACGGGCGCCTGGAGCCGACGACCGAGGCACGCGCGGTCACGGCCGCGGAGGGCGACACGCTTGTGCTGCTCGGGCCCGCGCCGGCACCGCGCGTGGACACGGCCGGTTGA
- a CDS encoding glycoside hydrolase family 15 protein, translated as MASMDDYPLIENHGLLGDLQTAALVTTDGCIDWFCAPRFDSPSVFGALLDQNKGGHCTVRPQTGAYATKQLYFPDTAILVTRFMTEAGAGEVLDFMPVTGTTVTESHRLVRMVRCVRGKMTFEVEIAPRFDYGRQAHRLHITTHGAAFAAEDGTALTVHPIREADDERLLDLLADRRDALHFTLTLEAGQERGLALEWGADGPPREMRLAEYHQLFDETVRFWRNWLGQSRYTGRWREAVERSAITLKLMTFAPTGAVVAAPTAALPEQLGGERNWDYRFTWIRDASFSVYALLGLGFTDEARAFILWLADRVNERAGRHGDTGPLNIMYKVDGSSDLDEQVLDHWEGYAGSAPVRIGNGAATQLQLDIYGEALDSIYFAHRHGLQLGHRGWNSLLTNLDWLVDHWDQAEEGLWETRGGRQDFTYGRVMSWVAFDRALRLSDANGRPGPSERWRRARDDCYEQVLAKGWSEERGAFVQHYGSEVLDSSLLRMSTVGIITPEDPMWTKTLGAMEQELVSDSLVYRYNPDASPDGLRGSEGTFSLCTFMYVDALARAGRTGKARLVLEKMMGYANHLGLYSEEIDPTGRQLGNFPQAFTHLALIDAAITLDKALERA; from the coding sequence GTGGCCTCGATGGACGACTACCCCCTGATCGAGAACCACGGTCTCCTCGGCGACCTGCAGACCGCCGCACTGGTGACGACCGACGGCTGCATCGACTGGTTCTGCGCCCCGAGATTCGACTCGCCCAGTGTGTTCGGGGCACTGCTGGACCAGAACAAGGGCGGGCACTGCACGGTCCGGCCGCAGACCGGCGCCTACGCGACCAAGCAGTTGTACTTTCCCGACACGGCCATTCTGGTCACCCGCTTCATGACGGAGGCGGGCGCCGGTGAGGTTCTCGACTTCATGCCGGTGACGGGCACGACGGTCACGGAAAGTCACCGCTTGGTGCGCATGGTCCGCTGCGTGCGCGGCAAGATGACCTTCGAGGTCGAGATAGCGCCGCGGTTCGACTACGGCCGACAGGCCCACCGGTTGCACATCACCACGCACGGCGCGGCGTTCGCCGCGGAGGACGGCACGGCACTCACCGTGCACCCCATCCGCGAGGCCGACGACGAGCGCTTGCTCGACCTGCTCGCCGACCGACGGGACGCCCTGCACTTCACGCTGACCCTGGAGGCGGGCCAGGAGCGGGGGCTGGCACTGGAGTGGGGCGCCGACGGGCCGCCCAGGGAGATGCGACTGGCCGAATACCATCAGCTCTTCGACGAGACGGTGCGGTTCTGGCGTAACTGGCTCGGCCAGTCCCGCTACACGGGACGCTGGCGCGAAGCCGTGGAGCGCTCCGCGATCACGCTGAAACTGATGACGTTCGCGCCCACCGGCGCCGTGGTGGCCGCCCCGACGGCCGCACTCCCGGAACAACTGGGCGGGGAACGCAACTGGGACTACCGGTTCACCTGGATCCGGGACGCGTCCTTCTCGGTGTACGCCCTGCTGGGGCTCGGTTTCACCGACGAGGCAAGGGCGTTCATCCTGTGGCTCGCCGACCGGGTCAACGAGCGGGCCGGACGGCACGGTGACACCGGTCCGCTGAACATCATGTACAAGGTCGACGGCTCCTCCGACCTGGACGAACAGGTCCTCGACCACTGGGAGGGCTACGCGGGATCGGCGCCGGTGCGGATCGGCAACGGCGCCGCCACGCAGCTCCAGCTGGACATCTACGGCGAGGCGTTGGACAGCATCTACTTCGCGCACCGGCACGGTCTGCAGCTGGGGCACCGCGGGTGGAACTCCCTGCTGACCAACCTCGACTGGCTGGTCGACCACTGGGACCAGGCGGAGGAAGGACTGTGGGAGACCCGCGGCGGCCGGCAGGACTTCACCTACGGCCGCGTCATGTCCTGGGTCGCCTTCGACCGAGCCCTGCGGCTCTCCGACGCGAACGGACGCCCGGGCCCCTCCGAACGCTGGCGCAGGGCACGCGACGACTGCTACGAGCAGGTCTTGGCCAAGGGCTGGAGCGAGGAACGCGGGGCCTTCGTCCAGCACTACGGCAGCGAAGTCCTCGACTCCTCGCTGCTGCGCATGTCGACGGTCGGGATCATCACGCCGGAGGACCCGATGTGGACGAAGACCCTCGGCGCCATGGAACAGGAACTGGTCAGCGACAGCCTCGTCTACCGCTACAACCCCGACGCGTCCCCCGACGGCCTGCGCGGCTCCGAAGGCACCTTCTCGCTGTGCACGTTCATGTACGTCGACGCACTGGCACGCGCAGGACGGACCGGCAAGGCCCGGCTGGTGCTGGAGAAGATGATGGGGTACGCCAACCACCTGGGCCTGTACTCGGAGGAGATCGACCCGACGGGCCGTCAGCTGGGCAACTTCCCGCAGGCCTTCACCCATCTCGCCCTCATCGACGCGGCCATCACTCTGGACAAGGCACTCGAGCGGGCCTGA